A genomic window from Mycetohabitans rhizoxinica HKI 454 includes:
- a CDS encoding RHS repeat-associated core domain-containing protein yields the protein MNETEWENVCRGTPVIQVMDNRGLGVRTLHYNRDSSTSPLDERVSVAQHTEWGHLRSTTDARLFDAQQQDPRVAPNVRCVSSLSGRALRRDSVDAGLSVALFDVEGRMAWSQDGRGTQWRQVCDTLGRTVATYVQASDEVERCHERIVYGEQVPQASAHNLRGQVARYYDSAGQVRTAGYTLSGKSLQDTRQLLANRDTPANWAGDDETAWTAQLSADAWTTARQYDALGDTVSQTDAKGNRQRFRVDVSGRLQTSWLKLADARDEQIIVGDMQYTAAGQRLSQTAGNGVVTTYDYEAQTQRLLRTDTRREDGTSLQAQEYTYDPVGNILAVGDATQPTRHFRNQRVAPLHTYRYDALYQLLEASGRENASAGRQGPALPTPQRDPINLTNYTRSYTYDRGGNLTAIRHQGQGANAYRNDIVIATQSNHGVAQTEQGNLRPEDIDGGGFFDRNGNGLQLQPGQPLEWSERNQLRQVTIVDRGNDDDNDRETYGYDGSGMRVWKQRRTKTGSTWRTEEVVYLPGLELRTTRVDDNVEEALEVVTAADGVARVLHWRVGQPTQIPNDQYRWSVSNLIGSVNLELDSDARILTREEYYPYGGTAVWGGNDCEVKYKFVRYSGKERDATGLYYYGHRYYQPWLGRWASADPAGPVDGLNLYMMVKNNPINHEDPNGLKASNWQLFKTMAKKHGPKLVPWVTPILAAGAVALGVPGVVIGAVAATAGLIYSGYQGYKAFQRFRRGDGSGDATRRSQEAVIATASPKQLSFLGKVGRALRWGGAAAAVAGGIAAAVGAAPLVVAGVGIAAALGGAAFAVGAASRLARRHAAHQARQIQREGGGIVSYGARSAATTFVSAEMHGASHTGAAVAMAGTAPISMLGWAEQNAEASVAGAHAGGVAVGEYESISRAVGVETATDIPALVGTALGGGAMGYLHGQLEGATEVGQAAGAMARQTRARLWLGFDAVNAYTRSLGESMFDTGVSLVRDVAHYMGFTGGRSWAGRAVQFGSRMAGWLLGNRIRAAAGYTIGSAVLGAVGVGALPASTGAITFAAAAGGAAYGGYHALPEGGFISGMRRIATGVINRATTHWLAFPNLGTSSTA from the coding sequence ATGAACGAAACCGAGTGGGAAAACGTCTGTCGGGGCACGCCGGTCATACAAGTGATGGATAACCGCGGGTTAGGCGTCCGCACGCTTCACTACAATCGCGATAGCAGCACGTCACCGTTGGACGAGCGCGTGAGTGTGGCGCAGCACACGGAATGGGGGCATCTGCGCTCAACGACCGATGCACGCCTGTTTGATGCGCAGCAGCAGGATCCCAGGGTGGCACCGAATGTGCGTTGCGTCAGCTCATTGAGCGGTCGCGCGCTGCGTCGTGACAGTGTGGATGCGGGGTTGAGCGTGGCGCTGTTCGACGTGGAGGGCCGTATGGCCTGGAGCCAGGATGGTCGCGGCACCCAATGGCGGCAGGTCTGCGACACGCTGGGGCGTACTGTGGCCACCTACGTTCAGGCTTCAGATGAAGTTGAGCGGTGTCACGAGCGCATCGTTTATGGCGAACAAGTGCCCCAGGCGTCGGCGCATAATCTAAGAGGACAGGTGGCGCGCTATTACGATTCGGCGGGTCAGGTCCGCACGGCGGGATATACCCTAAGCGGGAAGTCGTTGCAGGATACCCGGCAGTTGCTAGCCAATCGAGATACGCCGGCCAATTGGGCGGGTGATGACGAAACGGCGTGGACGGCTCAACTGTCGGCCGACGCGTGGACCACCGCGCGGCAATACGATGCGCTGGGCGACACGGTCTCCCAAACGGATGCGAAAGGTAACCGGCAGCGCTTTCGTGTCGACGTGTCGGGTCGGCTACAGACGAGTTGGTTAAAACTGGCCGACGCCCGTGACGAGCAGATCATTGTGGGCGATATGCAGTACACTGCCGCCGGTCAGCGGCTCAGCCAGACGGCTGGCAATGGCGTGGTCACAACCTACGACTACGAAGCTCAAACCCAACGGCTGCTACGCACCGACACGCGCCGCGAGGATGGCACGTCGCTGCAAGCCCAGGAGTACACGTATGATCCGGTTGGCAACATCCTAGCCGTTGGCGACGCTACGCAGCCCACCCGCCATTTTCGCAATCAGCGCGTAGCGCCGCTGCACACGTACCGCTACGATGCGCTATACCAATTGCTGGAGGCCAGCGGACGAGAGAACGCCTCGGCTGGCCGCCAGGGGCCGGCTCTGCCGACACCGCAGCGCGATCCGATCAATTTGACCAACTACACCCGCAGCTATACATACGATCGGGGGGGCAACCTCACCGCGATCCGGCATCAAGGCCAGGGGGCCAACGCTTATCGCAACGACATCGTGATTGCGACCCAAAGCAACCACGGTGTCGCGCAGACCGAACAGGGCAATCTGCGCCCGGAAGACATCGACGGTGGCGGTTTTTTTGATCGTAATGGCAACGGCTTGCAGTTGCAGCCCGGCCAGCCTCTTGAGTGGAGCGAGCGCAACCAGTTGAGGCAGGTCACGATCGTCGATCGTGGCAATGACGATGACAATGACCGAGAAACATACGGCTACGATGGCAGCGGGATGCGGGTGTGGAAACAGCGTCGCACAAAGACCGGCAGCACATGGCGCACTGAAGAGGTAGTCTATCTGCCGGGCCTGGAGCTTCGCACGACGCGCGTGGACGACAATGTCGAAGAAGCGTTGGAAGTGGTCACCGCCGCAGACGGCGTGGCACGCGTGTTGCACTGGCGCGTGGGGCAGCCCACGCAGATACCCAACGACCAGTACCGCTGGAGCGTGAGTAATCTGATCGGCTCGGTGAACCTGGAGCTGGACAGTGACGCCCGCATTCTGACGCGCGAGGAATACTACCCGTACGGCGGCACCGCGGTGTGGGGCGGCAACGATTGTGAAGTGAAATATAAGTTTGTCCGGTATTCAGGTAAGGAGCGCGATGCGACGGGCTTGTATTACTACGGCCATCGCTATTACCAGCCGTGGTTGGGGCGATGGGCGAGTGCCGATCCAGCGGGGCCCGTCGATGGTCTCAATCTCTACATGATGGTCAAAAACAATCCCATCAACCATGAAGATCCGAATGGCTTAAAGGCATCGAACTGGCAGCTATTTAAAACCATGGCAAAAAAGCACGGCCCGAAGTTGGTGCCTTGGGTGACGCCGATCCTAGCGGCGGGTGCTGTGGCGTTAGGTGTGCCAGGGGTGGTCATCGGCGCGGTAGCGGCGACTGCGGGGCTCATTTACTCAGGCTACCAAGGTTATAAAGCTTTCCAGCGATTCAGACGCGGCGACGGTTCAGGTGACGCGACCCGGCGCAGCCAGGAAGCTGTTATTGCGACAGCGTCACCCAAACAATTAAGTTTCTTGGGCAAAGTTGGCAGGGCATTGCGCTGGGGCGGGGCTGCCGCCGCAGTGGCGGGAGGCATTGCGGCGGCAGTCGGCGCGGCGCCGCTTGTCGTCGCGGGCGTAGGTATTGCCGCGGCCCTTGGCGGTGCGGCATTTGCGGTAGGGGCGGCCTCGCGGCTTGCACGAAGACATGCAGCGCATCAGGCTCGTCAAATCCAACGAGAGGGGGGCGGTATCGTCAGTTACGGCGCCCGTTCTGCGGCCACTACGTTTGTGTCAGCCGAGATGCATGGCGCCTCGCATACTGGAGCTGCGGTGGCGATGGCCGGTACTGCGCCGATTTCAATGCTAGGGTGGGCGGAACAAAATGCTGAAGCGAGCGTAGCCGGTGCACACGCAGGCGGCGTGGCTGTGGGGGAATATGAAAGTATCTCACGGGCGGTCGGCGTTGAAACGGCGACGGATATACCGGCGCTCGTTGGCACGGCGCTGGGCGGTGGTGCAATGGGCTATTTACATGGCCAGCTTGAGGGAGCCACAGAAGTGGGTCAGGCGGCGGGAGCGATGGCCCGCCAAACGCGGGCTCGGCTTTGGCTGGGATTCGATGCTGTCAATGCGTACACTCGAAGCTTGGGAGAATCCATGTTCGACACCGGCGTGTCGTTGGTGCGAGATGTCGCCCATTACATGGGATTCACTGGAGGACGCTCATGGGCAGGACGGGCTGTTCAATTCGGGTCGCGCATGGCAGGCTGGTTGCTGGGGAACCGGATCAGGGCGGCTGCAGGATACACGATTGGCAGCGCCGTCTTGGGTGCGGTTGGCGTAGGGGCACTGCCAGCGAGCACCGGTGCGATAACATTCGCCGCTGCAGCGGGTGGGGCCGCTTACGGGGGGTACCACGCCCTTCCTGAGGGCGGGTTTATCTCGGGTATGCGGCGCATAGCCACTGGAGTAATCAATCGGGCGACGACCCATTGGTTGGCGTTTCCTAACCTTGGAACCAGTTCAACAGCCTAA
- the preA gene encoding NAD-dependent dihydropyrimidine dehydrogenase subunit PreA, with amino-acid sequence MADLRCTIAGIASPNPFWLASAPPTDKAYNVNRAFEAGWGGAVWKTLGLDPHVINVSSRYGATTYNGQRIAGLNNIELITDRPLDVNLREIAQIKHDWPDRALIVSMMVPCNEQAWKSILPQVEDTGADAVELNFGCPHGMSERGMGAAVGQVPEYVEMVTRWVKQASRLPCLVKLTPNITDIRLGSRAAYAGGADGVSLINTINSIVAVDLEQMAPMPTVDGKGTHGGYCGPAVKPIALNMVAEIARDPNTPGLPISGMGGISNWRDAAEFIVLGAGSVQVCTAAMHYGFRIVTDMIDGLSNWMDEKGFATLDEVRGRAVPNVTDWKYLNLQYDIKARIDQSKCIQCGLCHIACEDTAHQAITGYRDGRRHFEVIDANCVGCNLCMHVCPVDQCITMERVDAGRYANWTTHPNNPARVVKSPVA; translated from the coding sequence ATGGCTGACCTTCGCTGCACGATAGCCGGCATCGCATCGCCGAACCCATTCTGGCTGGCATCCGCGCCGCCCACCGACAAGGCCTACAATGTCAACCGTGCATTCGAGGCCGGCTGGGGCGGCGCGGTCTGGAAAACACTGGGCCTGGACCCGCACGTGATCAATGTCAGCTCACGTTACGGGGCCACGACATACAACGGTCAGCGCATCGCCGGGCTAAACAATATCGAGTTGATCACCGACCGCCCTCTAGACGTGAACCTGCGCGAGATCGCCCAAATCAAGCACGACTGGCCGGACCGAGCGCTAATCGTATCGATGATGGTGCCGTGCAATGAGCAGGCGTGGAAATCGATTCTGCCGCAGGTCGAGGATACGGGTGCCGACGCCGTCGAGTTGAACTTTGGCTGTCCGCATGGGATGAGCGAGCGCGGCATGGGCGCCGCGGTCGGCCAGGTACCCGAGTACGTCGAGATGGTCACCCGCTGGGTCAAGCAGGCGAGCCGGCTCCCCTGCCTGGTCAAGCTCACGCCGAACATCACCGACATCCGGCTGGGTTCCCGGGCTGCCTACGCGGGTGGTGCCGACGGCGTATCGCTGATCAACACGATCAATTCGATCGTCGCGGTCGACCTAGAGCAGATGGCGCCGATGCCCACCGTCGACGGCAAGGGCACGCACGGCGGCTACTGCGGACCAGCGGTCAAGCCAATTGCATTGAACATGGTGGCCGAGATCGCGCGCGATCCTAATACGCCGGGGCTGCCAATTTCAGGCATGGGTGGCATCTCGAACTGGCGCGATGCGGCCGAGTTCATCGTGCTGGGTGCCGGCAGCGTGCAGGTCTGCACAGCAGCGATGCACTACGGATTCCGTATCGTCACCGACATGATCGACGGTTTGTCGAACTGGATGGATGAAAAAGGTTTCGCGACACTGGACGAGGTGCGCGGGCGCGCCGTGCCAAATGTGACCGACTGGAAGTACCTGAACCTGCAATACGACATCAAGGCACGCATCGACCAATCTAAGTGCATCCAATGCGGGCTATGCCATATCGCGTGCGAAGACACGGCACATCAGGCGATCACGGGGTACCGCGACGGCCGGCGCCATTTCGAGGTGATCGATGCCAACTGCGTGGGGTGCAATTTGTGCATGCATGTGTGTCCAGTCGATCAATGCATCACAATGGAGCGCGTCGATGCCGGCCGTTATGCGAACTGGACCACGCATCCAAACAATCCGGCGCGCGTGGTCAAGTCGCCAGTCGCATGA
- a CDS encoding NAD(P)-dependent oxidoreductase — protein sequence MSSSQTGDITAGRLSADQLAANFADVAPPLGAHAAVVEANRCHYCYDAPCVSACPTGIDIPGFIRKIGNGNLKGAARDILLVNPLGGMCARVCPTEILCEGACVRNKQDGKPVAIGALQRHATDHQMAREATSGKPLFTRAADTGRHVAVVGSGPAGLACAHTLAQAGHRVTIFDAHDKPGGLNEYGIAAYKTVDDFAQREVRWLLSIGGIELRAGQRLGRDITVARLCAQFDAVFIGIGLSGVNALHVDGETIDGVLDAVDFIARLRQSVTLDAVPVGRRVVVIGGGNTAIDAAVQSLKLGAQQVTMVYRRSVEQMSATWAEREFARKQGVVLREWARPLCIVGAPHPQPGLRPQVSAVRFEATTLDADGKLVGTGETFNIDADVVLKAIGQTLIPDGLEARLLTVDGGRIVVDADGATSMPGVWAGGDCTNHPGLDLTVQAVQDGKLAAHAIHRHFTRTAVKAA from the coding sequence ATGTCTTCGTCCCAAACCGGTGATATCACAGCAGGCCGATTGTCTGCGGACCAGCTTGCGGCAAACTTCGCCGATGTCGCTCCACCGCTGGGCGCCCACGCGGCTGTCGTCGAGGCGAACCGCTGTCATTATTGCTACGACGCGCCATGCGTGAGCGCTTGCCCGACGGGCATCGACATCCCGGGGTTCATTCGCAAAATCGGCAACGGCAACCTGAAGGGCGCAGCGCGTGACATCCTGTTGGTCAACCCGCTCGGCGGCATGTGCGCGCGCGTCTGCCCGACCGAAATCCTTTGTGAAGGCGCTTGTGTGCGCAACAAGCAGGATGGCAAGCCGGTTGCAATTGGCGCGCTGCAACGGCATGCAACCGACCATCAGATGGCGCGCGAGGCAACATCAGGCAAACCGCTGTTCACGCGGGCCGCCGACACCGGAAGGCATGTCGCGGTGGTCGGCTCGGGCCCGGCCGGGTTAGCCTGCGCGCATACGCTGGCCCAGGCCGGACACCGGGTGACGATCTTCGACGCGCATGACAAGCCGGGCGGCTTGAACGAATACGGCATTGCCGCATACAAAACAGTTGACGACTTTGCGCAGCGTGAAGTGCGATGGCTGCTGTCAATTGGGGGTATCGAACTGCGCGCCGGGCAGCGGCTCGGCCGCGACATTACCGTCGCGCGGTTGTGCGCGCAATTCGATGCGGTATTCATTGGCATCGGGTTGAGTGGCGTCAATGCGCTACACGTTGACGGTGAGACGATCGACGGCGTACTCGACGCGGTGGACTTCATCGCTCGGCTGCGCCAAAGCGTCACGCTCGACGCCGTACCCGTCGGCCGGCGCGTGGTAGTGATCGGCGGCGGCAACACAGCGATCGACGCCGCCGTGCAGAGCCTCAAGCTCGGCGCGCAGCAAGTCACGATGGTCTACCGGCGCAGCGTCGAGCAGATGAGCGCAACCTGGGCCGAGCGCGAATTCGCGCGCAAACAAGGCGTGGTGCTGCGCGAATGGGCGAGGCCGCTGTGCATCGTCGGCGCACCGCATCCACAACCAGGGCTCCGCCCACAGGTCAGCGCGGTGCGATTCGAGGCCACGACCTTGGACGCCGACGGCAAGCTCGTCGGCACCGGCGAGACTTTCAACATCGATGCGGATGTCGTACTGAAAGCGATCGGCCAGACGCTCATACCGGACGGATTGGAGGCCCGCTTACTGACTGTCGATGGCGGCCGGATCGTCGTTGACGCCGACGGTGCAACGTCGATGCCCGGTGTCTGGGCCGGCGGTGACTGCACCAACCACCCGGGACTGGACCTGACTGTACAGGCGGTCCAAGATGGTAAGCTGGCTGCGCATGCGATCCACCGTCACTTCACACGCACCGCGGTCAAGGCGGCATGA
- a CDS encoding Zn-dependent hydrolase, giving the protein MNTITDGVLSTALKVNGKRLWDSLIEMARIGATPRGGVCRLALTDLDKQARDLIVDWAKAAGCTVSVDRMGNVFMRRAGRDDTLPPVVTGSHADSQPTGGRFDGIYGVLGGLEVIRALNDHGIVTERPIETVIWTNEEGSRFAPAMVASGVFAGVFSLEYGLSRKDVDGKTIGDELSRIGYAGEQPCGGRPIHAAFELHIEQGPILESENKTIGVVTDAQGQRWYEIVLAGQEAHAGPTPMPRRRDALLGASRVVQLVNEIGLRHAPLACATVGMMQVHPNSRNVIPGRVLFTVDFRHPSDDVLARMDAELREGIAQLADAGRLDAQVEQIFYYAPVPFDATCVRSVRAAAERFGYSHRDIVSGAGHDACYLAQVTPTSMIFVPCIDGISHNEVEDAKPEWIEAGANVLLHAMLERACEPE; this is encoded by the coding sequence ATGAACACCATAACGGACGGTGTGCTCAGCACCGCGCTCAAGGTGAATGGCAAGCGCTTGTGGGACAGCTTGATCGAGATGGCCAGGATCGGCGCGACGCCGCGTGGTGGCGTCTGTAGGCTTGCCCTCACCGACCTAGACAAGCAAGCGCGCGATTTGATCGTGGACTGGGCGAAGGCGGCCGGTTGCACGGTCAGCGTCGACCGGATGGGCAACGTCTTCATGCGCCGTGCTGGCCGGGACGACACTTTGCCGCCCGTGGTGACCGGCTCGCACGCCGATTCGCAGCCGACTGGCGGGCGCTTTGATGGCATCTACGGTGTCCTCGGCGGCCTCGAGGTAATCCGCGCACTGAACGATCATGGGATCGTCACTGAACGACCCATCGAGACGGTAATCTGGACCAACGAGGAAGGCTCGCGCTTCGCGCCGGCGATGGTAGCCTCCGGCGTGTTCGCCGGTGTGTTTTCACTCGAGTACGGACTGTCGCGCAAAGATGTCGATGGTAAAACGATCGGCGATGAACTCTCGCGCATCGGCTATGCGGGCGAGCAGCCATGCGGCGGGCGGCCAATTCACGCGGCATTTGAACTGCACATCGAGCAGGGACCGATCCTGGAGAGCGAGAACAAGACGATCGGCGTGGTCACCGACGCACAAGGCCAGCGCTGGTACGAAATCGTGCTGGCCGGGCAGGAAGCGCATGCCGGCCCAACCCCAATGCCGCGTCGCCGCGATGCGTTGCTTGGCGCCTCGCGCGTGGTGCAACTGGTCAACGAGATTGGGCTGCGGCACGCGCCACTCGCGTGCGCGACGGTCGGCATGATGCAGGTTCATCCAAATTCGCGCAACGTGATCCCGGGACGTGTGCTCTTTACGGTCGACTTCCGGCACCCGAGCGACGACGTACTGGCCCGGATGGATGCCGAGTTGCGCGAGGGTATCGCACAACTCGCCGACGCAGGCCGCCTGGACGCACAGGTCGAGCAAATTTTCTACTACGCGCCGGTGCCATTCGACGCCACATGCGTTCGTTCAGTGCGCGCGGCGGCCGAGCGCTTTGGCTACTCGCATCGCGACATCGTATCGGGCGCTGGCCACGACGCGTGCTATCTCGCCCAGGTCACGCCCACGTCGATGATCTTTGTCCCGTGTATCGACGGCATCAGTCACAACGAGGTCGAGGACGCGAAGCCTGAATGGATCGAGGCCGGTGCCAACGTGTTGCTGCACGCGATGCTCGAACGCGCGTGCGAGCCGGAATAG
- a CDS encoding DUF6306 domain-containing protein: MRAGARVASQTAVELVEPALRQWVTDIRQDEARWCAMLTHAIISLDATPTSRTGAFYGKAMAIRNIGERLAFLNRGQRWVMRRLCALLPTVRDARLRSDLQAMLAAHQRNVLRVDARAGTAADEPGMPAPQRPAAPQ, encoded by the coding sequence GTGCGGGCAGGCGCCCGGGTTGCCTCGCAGACCGCGGTCGAGCTGGTCGAGCCGGCGCTAAGGCAGTGGGTCACCGACATCCGGCAGGACGAAGCACGCTGGTGCGCTATGCTCACTCACGCAATCATTTCGCTGGATGCCACGCCGACATCGCGCACTGGCGCGTTCTACGGCAAGGCCATGGCGATCAGGAACATCGGCGAACGGCTCGCGTTCTTGAATCGCGGCCAGCGCTGGGTCATGCGGCGGCTCTGCGCGCTGCTGCCAACGGTCCGCGACGCACGACTGCGCAGCGATCTGCAGGCGATGCTAGCTGCCCACCAGCGTAACGTCCTGCGCGTCGATGCGCGCGCCGGCACGGCCGCGGATGAGCCGGGCATGCCTGCACCGCAGCGGCCTGCCGCGCCGCAGTAG
- a CDS encoding uracil-DNA glycosylase family protein gives MKLVQPHLRYASLDTLLRDVRACRVCDTQLPAGARPVVRASRDARLLIVGQAPGAKVHASGVPWSDASGKRLRDWLDMTEAEFYDTSRVAIIPMGFCYPGRGASGDNPPRPECAQLWLEQLLSHLPRVELTLLVGQYAQRHFLGARRKSSLTETVRAWAEYTPTYVPLPHPSPRNQLWFKRHPWFGDQVLPMLKQRIAALFGTPPR, from the coding sequence ATGAAGCTCGTGCAGCCCCATCTCCGATATGCATCTCTGGACACGTTGCTGCGCGACGTGCGCGCATGCCGTGTCTGCGATACGCAGTTGCCGGCCGGCGCGCGGCCGGTGGTCAGGGCCAGCCGCGATGCGCGTCTGTTGATCGTCGGCCAGGCGCCGGGAGCAAAAGTTCATGCGTCCGGGGTGCCATGGAGTGACGCCAGCGGCAAGCGGTTGCGGGACTGGCTCGACATGACCGAGGCCGAATTTTACGATACGTCTCGCGTCGCGATCATTCCGATGGGCTTCTGCTACCCGGGTCGGGGTGCAAGCGGGGACAATCCCCCGCGACCGGAATGCGCGCAATTGTGGCTTGAACAGCTGCTGTCCCATTTGCCACGGGTCGAGTTGACCCTGTTAGTTGGGCAATATGCGCAGCGCCATTTCCTCGGCGCACGGCGCAAGTCGTCGCTGACAGAGACGGTCCGCGCGTGGGCCGAGTACACCCCAACGTATGTGCCACTGCCGCACCCGTCGCCGCGCAACCAATTATGGTTCAAGCGCCACCCGTGGTTCGGCGACCAGGTGCTGCCAATGCTCAAGCAGCGCATCGCGGCGTTGTTCGGCACGCCGCCACGCTAA
- a CDS encoding cupin domain-containing protein yields the protein MPRPFYLRRAPRGFGAEGDGHVRRGGATSARPPGVSYAPVPTPEAFMLPPKDWIPNNDRLPVLLYRAGLSPYEYDLAACFEATFARYGWPPRWRGCIYDFPHFHSTAHEALGIAQGVASVELGGPGARKVQLERGDVLVLPAGTGHRCLSASEDLVVVGAYPTGQQWGICREPLPEDAVQAMRSLAVPDSDPLGGAHGPLTRLWRAG from the coding sequence ATGCCACGTCCTTTCTACTTGCGCCGCGCGCCGCGTGGCTTCGGCGCCGAGGGCGACGGCCATGTCCGCCGCGGCGGCGCAACCTCGGCGCGTCCGCCCGGCGTATCGTACGCCCCCGTGCCCACGCCCGAAGCGTTCATGTTGCCACCGAAAGACTGGATACCGAACAACGATCGCTTGCCGGTGCTGCTCTACCGTGCAGGACTCAGTCCGTATGAGTACGATCTGGCGGCGTGTTTCGAGGCAACCTTTGCCCGCTATGGCTGGCCACCGCGATGGCGGGGCTGCATCTACGATTTCCCGCACTTTCACTCGACCGCACACGAGGCGCTGGGCATCGCGCAGGGCGTGGCCAGCGTCGAGTTGGGCGGCCCCGGCGCACGCAAGGTGCAACTGGAGCGTGGCGACGTGCTCGTGCTGCCAGCGGGCACAGGCCACCGCTGCTTGTCGGCCAGCGAAGACCTGGTGGTAGTGGGTGCTTATCCGACTGGGCAGCAGTGGGGCATCTGCCGAGAGCCATTGCCGGAGGACGCGGTGCAAGCCATGCGCTCGCTGGCGGTGCCGGATAGTGATCCATTGGGCGGTGCCCACGGCCCATTGACGCGTTTGTGGCGCGCGGGATGA
- a CDS encoding DUF488 domain-containing protein, translating to MSIRIVQLGSPRADDEGLRIGTVRRPPRGVPKAEFARRDYYDVWLPILSPDADGVAQAKSAHGQAEWNAFARSFRAAMNSGDASKVLDVLAALSKSTNFSIGCYCEDESRCHRSILRELLKARGAQIRS from the coding sequence ATGAGCATACGAATCGTGCAACTCGGCTCGCCGCGCGCCGATGACGAGGGCTTGCGCATTGGCACGGTGCGCAGGCCGCCACGCGGCGTGCCCAAGGCTGAATTCGCCCGACGCGACTACTATGACGTGTGGTTGCCGATTTTGTCGCCGGACGCAGACGGTGTGGCGCAGGCGAAATCGGCGCACGGTCAAGCCGAATGGAACGCGTTCGCCCGTAGCTTTCGTGCCGCCATGAACAGCGGTGACGCCAGCAAGGTACTGGACGTGCTCGCCGCGCTTTCCAAGTCGACAAATTTCTCGATCGGCTGCTATTGCGAAGACGAAAGCCGTTGTCACCGCAGCATTCTGCGCGAGCTGCTGAAGGCACGCGGCGCGCAGATCCGGTCGTGA
- a CDS encoding DUF4148 domain-containing protein, which yields MKSMFYAAVAASVFAVPIASFAQANAPLTRAQVQAELAQLEKAGYQPGLASPYYPADIQAAEARLSAQQTSSVGGVATGASRSGAGNAAVSPREPANEVNSVYFGQ from the coding sequence ATGAAGTCCATGTTCTATGCGGCCGTGGCTGCTTCGGTTTTCGCTGTGCCGATTGCTTCCTTCGCTCAGGCGAACGCGCCGTTGACCCGTGCTCAAGTGCAGGCTGAGTTGGCCCAGCTCGAAAAGGCTGGCTATCAGCCAGGTCTTGCAAGTCCGTATTACCCGGCCGATATCCAGGCGGCAGAAGCGCGCCTGTCCGCACAGCAAACGTCGTCAGTCGGGGGCGTCGCGACCGGGGCCTCGCGTAGCGGCGCAGGCAATGCCGCCGTGTCACCGCGTGAACCGGCAAACGAGGTCAACTCGGTCTACTTCGGCCAGTAA
- a CDS encoding acetyltransferase, translating to MSYREARAAWLTVMPVPPCIPFHCTLRAATLEDFDFAEALTCTNMGVYYRRRHGLTWHADLFLTSWWLLENYIVERDR from the coding sequence ATGTCGTACCGTGAGGCCCGTGCCGCTTGGTTGACCGTCATGCCCGTACCGCCCTGTATTCCATTTCACTGTACATTGCGTGCGGCAACGCTGGAAGACTTCGACTTCGCCGAGGCACTCACGTGCACGAACATGGGTGTCTACTATCGCCGCCGCCATGGTCTGACATGGCACGCCGACCTGTTTCTGACCAGTTGGTGGCTGTTGGAAAACTACATTGTCGAACGGGACCGCTAA